A DNA window from Nerophis lumbriciformis linkage group LG33, RoL_Nlum_v2.1, whole genome shotgun sequence contains the following coding sequences:
- the LOC133575717 gene encoding uncharacterized protein isoform X6, with product MSTLHMLRALVDRRLTAAVEEIFVVLERTIAEYEAELSRTKEENCQLLDAVFKKHQVVLHRTDVIEEHLPREQEEEPQPHHIKEEEDVPHSHHIKEGGEESQPPHIKEEDETPQTHSVKLTLHIKGQAVDPLILRSKNEEEDPLTPHFKEQENPLSPHIEEEKEDPLNPYFKEEEEYQEPLHIKEEEEEHVISQPKWLVEFPVTGVPVKSEDDEVKGESEEKREAEPPSSSSTQHMTTEADGDHCGGSQADKLLAPLSDSEDTTSHSPDTDDEDSKDDKTCHTDNTHFKCSHCDKTFKYHSLLETHMRSHTGEKPFICSLCGKGFVQSHNLKVHMRTHTGEKPFICSICGKGFAHSSCLVKHRRRHTGEKRFICSICGKGFVESRYLKVHMRTHTGEKPYTCLICNRSFCDQSNLVVHTRRHTGEKVVSCSVCGERFSYKYQCKKHKCAGENSSSK from the exons atgtctacattacacatgttgagagcgttggtggaccggcgactaactgctgccgtcgaggaaatatttgtagtgttagaaagaacgatagcggaatacgaggcggaactttccagaacaaaagaggagaactgtcaactactggacgctgttttcaagaaacatcaagttgtgttacacagaacag ATGTCATAGAAGAACATCTTCCTCGTGAGCAGGAAGAAGAGCCACAGCCccaccacattaaagaggaagaagatgtACCTCATTCCCATCACATTAAAGAGGGaggggaggagtcacagcccccCCATATTAAAGAGGAAGACGAGACGCCACAGACCCATAGTGTTAAACTGACCCTTCACATTAAAGGTCAAGCGGTGGACCCACTGATCTTACGCAGCAAAaatgaagaggaggacccactgacccctcacTTTAAGGAGCAAGAGAACCCGCTGAGCCCTCACATTGAAGAGGAAAAGGAGGACCCACTGAACCCctactttaaagaggaagaggagtacCAAGAGCCGctgcacattaaagaggaagaggaggaacacgtCATCAGTCAGCCTAAATGGttggtggagttcccagtgactggtgtccctgtgaagagtgaagatgatgaggtcaaaggtgaaagtgaggagaagagagaggcggagcctccaagcagcagctcaacacaacacatgacaacagaagctgatggagaccactgtggaggatcacaagcagacaagctcttagctccactatcagatagtgaggacacaacgtcacactctcctgacactgatgatgaagactctaaagatgataagacatgtcacactgacaacactcacttcaaatgttctcactgtgacaaaacctttaaatACCATAGTCTTCTGGAAACACACATGAGatcacacaccggagaaaaaccttttatctgttcactctgtggtaaaggttttgtacaaagtcacaatttgaaagtacacatgagaacacacactggtgaaaaaccttttatttgttcaatctgtggtaaaggttttgcacaCAGTTCATGTTTGGTAAAACACAGAAGaagacacaccggagaaaaacgtTTTATCTGTTCGatatgtggtaaaggttttgtagaaagtcgctatttgaaagtacacatgagaacacacactggtgagaaaccttATACATGTTTAATCTGCAACAGAAGCTTTTGTGACCAATCAAACCTTGTAGTACACACGAgaagacacacaggagagaaagtggtgagttgcagtgtgtgtggtgaaagattctcttataagtaccagtgtaagaaacacaagtgtgctggtgagaacagcagcagcaaataa
- the LOC133575717 gene encoding uncharacterized protein isoform X9, translating into MKTKHLSPHSFITVQQHEWSFRMVKEEPRPSYFKEEDKDPLTPHFKDEEEVTPYFINKVKDPLTPNIKWNKEEPLTPCFKKEEEAPHTSHIKEEEVEHSISQEGDHLEGLVEFPVKSEDDEVKGESEEKSSSSTQHMTTEADGDHCGGSQADKLLAPLSDSEDTTSHSPDTDDEDSKDDKTCHTDNTHFKCSHCDKTFKYHSHLKRHMSTHTGEKPFSCSICSKGFLESCNLKVHMRTHTGEKPFICSICGEGFTHSPSLKVHMRTHTGEKPFICSTCGKGFTQSHHLKVHMSTHTGKKTFSCSICGKGFTQNQCLKVHTRIHTGEKSHSCSICNRSFCERSNLVRHMRRHTGEKVLSCSVCGERFSYRYQCKKHKCAGENSSSK; encoded by the coding sequence CAACATGAGTGGAGCTTCAGGATGGTGAAGGAGGAGCCACGACCCTCTTACTTTAAAGAGGAAGACAAGGACCCACTCACCCCCCACTTTAAAGATGAAGAGGAGGTGACCCCATACTTCATAAACAAAGTGAAGGATCCACTGACCCCCAACATTAAATGGAACAAGGAGGAACCACTGACCCCCTGctttaagaaggaagaggaggcGCCACAtacctcccacattaaagaagaggaggtggaacacagcatcagtcaggagggagatcatcttgaaggactggtggagttccctgtgaagagtgaagatgatgaggtcaaaggtgaaagtgaggagaagagcagcagctcaacacaacacatgacaacagaagctgatggagaccactgtggaggatcacaagcagacaagctcttagctccactatcagatagtgaggacacaacgtcacactctcctgacactgatgatgaagactctaaagatgataagacatgtcacactgacaacactcacttcaaatgttctcactgtgacaaaacctttaaatACCATAGTcatctgaaaagacacatgagtacacacactggagaaaaacctttttcctgttcaatctgtagtaaaggttttttAGAAAGTtgcaatttgaaagtacacatgagaacacacactggtgaaaaaccttttatctgttcaatctgtggtgaAGGTTTTACACACAGTCCgagtttgaaagtacacatgagaacacacactggtgaaaaaccttttatctgttcaacctgtggtaaaggttttacacaaagtcaccatttgaaagtacacatgagcaCGCACACTGGCAAAAAaactttttcctgttcaatctgtggtaaaggttttacacaaaatcAGTGTTTGAAAGTACACActagaatacacactggtgaaaaatcacattcctgttcaatctgcaacAGAAGCTTTTGTGAACGATCAAACCTCGtaagacacatgagaagacacacaggagagaaagtgttgagttgcagtgtgtgtggtgaaagattctcatataggtaccagtgtaagaaacacaagtgtgctggtgagaacagcagcagcaaatga